In the Micromonospora narathiwatensis genome, one interval contains:
- a CDS encoding glycerol-3-phosphate dehydrogenase/oxidase, producing MSRSVAGQLSAERRAEDLRRLRAERFDVLVIGGGVTGAGAALDAASRGLKVALVEARDLAAGTSSRSSKLIHGGLRYLEQLEFHLVHEALTERGLLATRLAPHLVRPVPFLVPLPAEGGLRDLPGRLFRRSYYGAGVAAYDAFAGMFGGGRGMPLHRHLTREGARRVFPSLRAGNLAGAIRYYDGQVDDARLVVTLARTAASLGATVVTSARAVGLIRQAREVTGVRVRDLEAPAGSPDAEFEVRARTVIAATGVWSDDMSRMLNDVGLRPGLRVRASKGVHLVVPRSAITGEAGLILRTATSVLFVIPWGGHWIIGTTDTDWRLDRSHPAATARDIDYLLEQVNVVLDRPLTTDDIEGVYAGLRPLLAGEADSTSKLSREHAVVEPMLGLLLVAGGKYTTYRVMAADVVDRAGHRLGGTRRSRTADLPLLGADGYPAMWRDRADLARRHGVPVGVVEHLLERYGTLTRDLLALVDADPLLGSPLAGAPEYLAAEVTYAARAEGALHLEDVLTRRTRISFETSHRGLESAEHAAELMGAVLGWDEATRAREVAHYRARVEAERRSQLMPDDVAADAARLGAPDVRGFAADRGGEGDSVELPSSR from the coding sequence CGAAGACCTGCGTCGACTCCGCGCCGAGCGGTTCGACGTGCTGGTCATCGGCGGCGGGGTGACCGGAGCCGGCGCCGCGCTCGACGCCGCGTCCCGGGGGCTGAAGGTGGCCCTGGTGGAGGCGCGGGACCTTGCCGCCGGCACCTCCAGCCGCTCCAGCAAACTGATCCACGGCGGCCTGCGCTACCTGGAGCAGTTGGAGTTCCACCTCGTCCACGAGGCGCTCACCGAGCGCGGGCTGCTCGCCACCCGGCTCGCCCCGCACCTGGTGCGCCCGGTGCCGTTCCTGGTCCCGCTGCCCGCCGAGGGCGGGCTGCGTGATCTGCCGGGGCGGCTCTTCCGCCGCTCCTACTACGGCGCCGGGGTGGCCGCCTACGACGCGTTCGCCGGGATGTTCGGCGGGGGGCGGGGCATGCCGCTGCACCGACACCTGACCCGGGAGGGCGCCCGCCGGGTCTTCCCGAGCCTGCGGGCGGGCAATCTGGCCGGGGCGATCCGCTACTACGACGGGCAGGTCGACGACGCGCGCCTGGTGGTGACGCTGGCCCGGACGGCGGCCAGCCTCGGGGCGACCGTGGTGACCAGCGCCCGGGCGGTCGGCCTGATCCGGCAGGCGCGCGAGGTCACCGGGGTCCGGGTCCGCGACCTGGAGGCGCCCGCCGGGTCGCCCGACGCCGAGTTCGAGGTACGCGCCCGTACGGTGATCGCCGCGACCGGCGTGTGGAGCGACGACATGTCGCGGATGCTCAACGACGTCGGGCTGCGCCCCGGCCTGCGCGTACGGGCCTCCAAGGGCGTGCACCTGGTGGTGCCCCGCTCGGCGATCACCGGCGAGGCCGGGCTGATCCTGCGTACCGCCACCAGCGTGCTCTTCGTGATCCCGTGGGGCGGTCACTGGATCATCGGCACCACCGACACCGACTGGCGGCTGGACCGGTCCCACCCGGCGGCCACCGCCCGCGACATCGACTACCTGCTGGAGCAGGTCAACGTGGTGCTGGACCGGCCGCTCACCACCGACGACATCGAGGGCGTGTACGCCGGGCTGCGCCCGCTGCTGGCCGGCGAGGCGGACTCCACCTCCAAGCTGTCCCGCGAGCACGCGGTGGTCGAGCCGATGCTCGGCCTGCTGCTGGTGGCCGGCGGCAAGTACACGACGTACCGGGTGATGGCCGCGGACGTGGTCGACCGGGCCGGGCACCGGCTGGGCGGGACGCGCCGGTCGCGTACCGCCGATCTGCCGCTGCTCGGCGCGGACGGTTACCCGGCGATGTGGCGGGACCGGGCCGACCTGGCCCGCCGGCACGGGGTGCCGGTCGGGGTGGTCGAGCACCTGCTGGAGCGGTACGGCACGCTCACCCGGGACCTGCTCGCCCTGGTCGACGCCGATCCGCTGCTCGGCTCGCCGCTGGCCGGTGCCCCGGAGTACCTGGCCGCCGAGGTGACGTACGCGGCCCGCGCCGAGGGCGCGCTGCACCTGGAGGACGTGCTGACCCGGCGTACCCGGATCTCCTTCGAGACCAGCCACCGGGGCCTGGAGTCGGCGGAGCACGCCGCGGAGCTGATGGGCGCGGTGCTCGGCTGGGACGAGGCGACCCGGGCCCGCGAGGTGGCCCACTACCGGGCCCGGGTGGAGGCCGAGCGGCGGTCGCAGCTGATGCCCGACGACGTGGCCGCCGACGCGGCCCGGCTGGGTGCCCCGGACGTGCGCGGTTTCGCGGCGGACCGGGGCGGCGAGGGCGACAGCGTCGAGCTGCCGTCGTCCCGCTAG
- a CDS encoding HD domain-containing protein, producing MDELIERWRDAAHTAGATEPAEVERAGARLLAAWREPHRRYHTTTHLRAVLDVVDAYAGSARRPALVRLAAWCHDAVYDPRSGGDANERASAELAGGLLAAAGLPADAVTEVRRLVLLTAGHATRPDDPDGALLCDADLAILAAPPDGYDRYAAAIRREYAHVPDSDFRAGRAAVLAGLLALPALYRLPGPHARWEAPARANLSRELAALEVG from the coding sequence GTGGACGAGCTGATCGAGCGCTGGCGGGACGCGGCCCACACGGCGGGGGCAACCGAACCGGCCGAGGTCGAGCGGGCCGGGGCACGGCTGCTGGCCGCGTGGCGGGAGCCGCACCGGCGGTACCACACCACCACGCACCTGCGGGCGGTGCTGGACGTGGTCGACGCGTACGCCGGATCGGCCCGCCGACCGGCGCTGGTCCGGCTCGCGGCCTGGTGCCACGACGCGGTCTACGACCCGCGGTCGGGCGGGGACGCCAACGAGCGGGCCAGCGCCGAGCTGGCCGGCGGTCTGCTCGCCGCCGCCGGGTTGCCGGCGGACGCGGTGACCGAGGTACGCCGACTCGTGCTGCTCACCGCCGGACACGCGACGCGGCCCGACGACCCGGACGGCGCCCTGCTCTGCGACGCCGACCTGGCGATCCTGGCCGCCCCGCCGGACGGGTACGACCGGTACGCCGCAGCGATCCGCCGCGAGTACGCGCACGTCCCCGATTCGGACTTCCGGGCCGGCCGGGCGGCCGTGCTGGCGGGCCTGCTGGCCCTGCCGGCGCTCTACCGACTCCCCGGGCCACACGCCCGTTGGGAGGCTCCCGCCCGGGCCAACCTCAGCCGGGAACTCGCGGCCCTGGAAGTCGGGTGA
- a CDS encoding DUF4031 domain-containing protein — protein MLYLDRPVVPWRGRLWSHLISDVSYAELHAFAEALGAPRRGFDRDHYDLPADRFPMAVWLGARVVPSRDLVRLLRDSGLRRPKHLTRLPGPRVPG, from the coding sequence ATGCTCTATCTGGACCGGCCCGTGGTGCCCTGGCGGGGACGGCTCTGGTCACACCTGATCAGTGACGTCTCGTACGCGGAGCTGCACGCCTTCGCCGAGGCGTTGGGCGCGCCCCGCCGTGGCTTCGACCGGGACCACTACGACCTGCCGGCCGATCGGTTCCCGATGGCCGTCTGGCTCGGCGCCCGGGTGGTGCCCTCCCGCGACCTCGTCCGCCTCCTGCGCGACTCCGGCCTCCGCCGCCCCAAGCACCTCACCCGACTTCCAGGGCCGCGAGTTCCCGGCTGA